The genome window CGGGAACCATCGGGCAACGTCCACGGCGAGCGTCGAATATGTGGTTAAACCGCCACAGAAACCGGTCCCCAGCAGAAGTTTCGCGTTTACACGGCCCAGGCGAGCAAACCGGGCGCCCAAGAAGCCGAGCACCGCCGACCCCACCACGTTCACCGCGAACACCCACCACATCGTGGGCACCACGGGGCTCGACGTCGACACATCACGCACTAACGTTCCCACGGCACCACCAACAAACACCAGCGCGGCCGAACCGGCAAAGCGCTTCGGCACTACAGGCCTTCTCACACGAGACACGACACGCCTACCTTTCCCGAAGCCCCATCACAGAATTTTCGCCACTCGCCAGCGTCATGCGGTCCAACTGCGCCAGCACTTCGTCGATAATGAACGGATCCGCACCCGGCTCGAAACGCGCGGACATAACCTCGACCTGGGCGGCCTCAATCGCCTCTAGACGAACAGCCGTCACCTTCCGACGCACCTCGCGCAGACGACGCACCGCATCCTCATAATTCTCCGGCTCATCGTCCTTCGGAACGCCCGTCATGTCGCGGAAACGGCGCGCGATAGCCTGGATAGCCTCCGGCGGGAGATCCTCGCCCTTCGACTGCAGCACATCCATCGCCGCATTATGCGCACGGCGCAACAGACGATCCATCGTGGCGTCGGCAATCGCATCATTGCCCTCATTGACATTCAGCTTCTGCATGATCCACGGCAACGTCAACCCGGGGACAACCATCGTGCAGAAGAGCACGGTGATCGCGATCAGCGGCATTTCGTTATACACATTGATATAGCCCGCGGGGACCGACAACACCAGGGCCAGCGTAACCAAACCGCGCATCCCCGACCACGTCAACACCAGCACTTCCTGCAGCCGCAGCGGGGACACGTTCTTCTTCTTACCGTGCTTGTTCAGCAAATACTGGTCGTACATCCAGACGAAACGCACCGCGAAGAGGACACCGGAAATGACCAAACCCCAGACAATACCTTCGCCGATACGCGTCGAGGTCTGCTCCACCGCGTTACGCACCGACAAACCGATCAGGCCGAATGCTAGGCCCGTTACCAGCAGCTCTGCGGTCTCCCAGAAGGCCGACCCCGTCAGGCGGTCCTCCGCCGCCGTCGCCGACACACGCGACGTCATCTCCACGGCGGCAACGACCACCGCGATCACTCCCGACGCGTG of Corynebacterium kroppenstedtii DSM 44385 contains these proteins:
- a CDS encoding fluoride efflux transporter FluC, producing MSRVRRPVVPKRFAGSAALVFVGGAVGTLVRDVSTSSPVVPTMWWVFAVNVVGSAVLGFLGARFARLGRVNAKLLLGTGFCGGLTTYSTLAVDVARWFPGVGAGGVQGTGSLMGMSFAVYYALFSVICGAIAAFAGAWWERVGRSEVAQR
- a CDS encoding cation:proton antiporter, whose product is METLIVIVGLMFATVIVVSIGERTNLPWPVLLTLLTTATMVFPAIPDISLPPDLILPLFLPPLIWAMARRLSWPLIRSQWRTLLSLSVLLVVVTILAVAGTSMVLIPGLSVAGAIALGAAVAPSDPVAVEAVAEPAGIPRRVIGTLQTEGLFNDAVALVAFQLAINSLYNDDSIHVGPALLRFVYTALASIVLGWLIGHVAGRALEYTAGSNTVNALSWVVPFAVYIAAEEIHASGVIAVVVAAVEMTSRVSATAAEDRLTGSAFWETAELLVTGLAFGLIGLSVRNAVEQTSTRIGEGIVWGLVISGVLFAVRFVWMYDQYLLNKHGKKKNVSPLRLQEVLVLTWSGMRGLVTLALVLSVPAGYINVYNEMPLIAITVLFCTMVVPGLTLPWIMQKLNVNEGNDAIADATMDRLLRRAHNAAMDVLQSKGEDLPPEAIQAIARRFRDMTGVPKDDEPENYEDAVRRLREVRRKVTAVRLEAIEAAQVEVMSARFEPGADPFIIDEVLAQLDRMTLASGENSVMGLRER